Part of the Kordiimonas pumila genome is shown below.
CAGCTTGCCCGCATATGAAACCTCAAACCACGCGCAGCACGGCATGGAATCTGTTCATAACCTTGCTTACTGGGAAGGCGATTATTATGTTGGCATTGGCCCTGGCGCTCATGGCAGGTTACCGGGGAAATTACCGGGAAGCGCTGATGCACACGCACAAATAAAACGCCCTGAAGACTGGCTTAGCGCCGTTCAACAACACGGCGTCGGCCTTGATAGCCTTGAAACCGTATCCGCTTTAGACAGGGCGGAAGAAGCCATCATGACAGGCTTGCGCCTTGCCAAAGGGGTTGACCTACCAACATGGCGCAGCCGTTTTGGTCAATCAGAACACGCCCTTATTAATACAGAGCAAGCCGCAATACTTGCCCAGTCTGGCCACCTTGTGTTTAACGACACCCTGTTGCAACTGACACCAAAAGGGCAACCGCTTCTGAACCATATTTTAGGCAAGCTTATTGCCTAAGCGCATAGCCAAATTGCGGAAAGCCTGAGGGGGCTGGGTCTGCAACAACAAAGCCTTTGCTATTAATTTCCAGAACCGAAAGCATGCGCTCCACCGTGCCGTCTGGTAAAAACCGGAACAGACCATCAACACCGGCAAAGCCGTTTATCCGTGTGAAGGATGCTTGTGAAAACCGCAGCTCTTGTACCGTATTGGCATCTTCTCTGGCCATAAGGGCGACAAGGCTAACAGCATCATAGGCGAGCGTTGCAATTCTGGGCGGCGTGGCTTCATATGTTTCCCGGTAGCGCTTCATAAAAGCAGTTGGTGCTTCTGGTTGCGGCGCCGCAAAAATAGCACCTTGTAACGGCGGTTCACGCAGCAAATCAGGATCATTCCAAAGACCGGTTCCAAGCAGCTTAATTTTGTTTGGATCTATCTCGTAGAAAGGTAGTAGCGGCGCCAGTGTTTGCAGCAGCGCCCCACCTTCAGGTAATAGCACTGTATCATAAGGCAAATCGCCAAGTGTTTCGTTCTTTTCAAGCGCCGACGCAAGCTCATCGGTCACATCATCCCCAAGGGATTTTAGGTACCGTATTTCAGCAAGGCGTGCATTTTTACGGTTATCATAGTTCGCAAGCCGCTTAACGGGGTCAAATAAGGCCGCCGCCACACGAGGGTAGCTTTCAATCGCAACAACAGAACCGCCCGAATCAGACACAGCCTCGCCGTAAGCTACATTCACCTTATTA
Proteins encoded:
- a CDS encoding penicillin-binding protein activator; the encoded protein is MRVCNTATLLPLLWLCAVLSLSACGPSKPEPTPTVTHHTKPEQITPTVLLEKPVDQTTDTPEKITIAILLPLSGPESVTGKALLKSATMALFDAYDPRLILLPIDTKADVETAARAAQQAVDAGASVILGPLLSANVRAAGAIAVSHGIPLVGFSNDSSAAAPGQFIMGFMPESEVKRVVDYARKLGRRNFAALIPDGRYGNKVNVAYGEAVSDSGGSVVAIESYPRVAAALFDPVKRLANYDNRKNARLAEIRYLKSLGDDVTDELASALEKNETLGDLPYDTVLLPEGGALLQTLAPLLPFYEIDPNKIKLLGTGLWNDPDLLREPPLQGAIFAAPQPEAPTAFMKRYRETYEATPPRIATLAYDAVSLVALMAREDANTVQELRFSQASFTRINGFAGVDGLFRFLPDGTVERMLSVLEINSKGFVVADPAPSGFPQFGYALRQ